From Zerene cesonia ecotype Mississippi chromosome 16, Zerene_cesonia_1.1, whole genome shotgun sequence, one genomic window encodes:
- the LOC119832896 gene encoding keratin-associated protein 19-2-like, producing MICCRHQSLASDNRDNMKFLIVVALAIAAVAAEDAAKKTEKRGVSGLGYGGYGGYGGYGGLGYGGGYGGYGGYGGYGGYSGYSAPVAVSKVAYTTTHGGYGGYGLGGYGGYGGYGGYGGYGGYSGLGGYGGYGGYGSPVGYSGLGYGGYGHGIGYGYH from the exons ATGATTTGCTGTAGGCATCAGTCACTTGCTAGTGATAACAGAGACAACATGAAATTCTTG atCGTAGTCGCTCTAGCCATCGCAGCCGTGGCTGCTGAAGATGCTGCCAAGAAGACAGAGAAGCGCGGAGTGAGCGGGCTCGGTTATGGCGGTTACGGCGGATATGGCGGTTACGGCGGTCTCGGTTACGGCGGCGGTTATGGCGGATATGGCGGTTATGGAGGATATGGAGGATATAGCGGATACTCCG CTCCAGTCGCTGTAAGCAAGGTTGCGTACACCACAACTCATGGCGGATACGGCGGTTACGGTCTTGGCGGATATGGCGGTTATGGCGGCTATGGCGGTTACGGAGGATATGGCGGATACTCCGGCCTTG GTGGATATGGAGGCTACGGTGGATACGGTTCCCCGGTCGGCTACTCCGGCCTCGGCTACGGCGGTTATGGTCACGGAATCGGTTACGGATACCATTGA